The Citrifermentans bemidjiense Bem genome window below encodes:
- a CDS encoding helix-turn-helix transcriptional regulator codes for MNSTLPENGLVRLPQIIGNPKADPPIPAVFPVSKSSWWAGVKSGKYPAAVKLGPRTTAWRVQDILKLIESAGE; via the coding sequence ATGAACAGCACCCTACCCGAAAACGGCTTAGTCCGGCTACCCCAGATCATCGGTAACCCCAAAGCAGACCCGCCAATTCCCGCAGTTTTTCCCGTATCCAAAAGCTCATGGTGGGCCGGTGTCAAATCCGGCAAGTATCCCGCAGCAGTCAAGTTGGGACCGCGCACAACGGCATGGCGTGTTCAGGACATTCTCAAGCTGATTGAATCGGCAGGGGAGTAG
- a CDS encoding N-6 DNA methylase, which produces MTQLVTLAEAASYLGVSKATLRNWDKEGKLKAHRHPLNRYRAYDLTELRALKEQASLLPELEPTPAVADGTQIVDLRSVKRVVARLHAILRNTDGDSSIIQRFDELTKLLFLKLVAERDDEPIFDINSNEDTVSYARRIKKIYHDHSLQYPAVVPQRFSELTSSDSAIRQCGAVLSAVSFAGANFDVKGVAYEEVIRNTFDKSDHQQFFTPHQVVTFMVELLRPFLHGAIGDPACGTAGFLAEVVRTGVEVGSISGFEIDERLSWVSGINLLLHGANKFEIKYFNCGGTLGPLAKPYFNTLDAIITNPPFGSDFNDEDALRDFSLGQGKLSRRRGILFIERCWSLLKDGGVVGIVIDEGVLNLPSATDVRQFILDHFDIMAIVSLPETAFMPYANVNASILFLKKTTEQNRSTEVFFGKADNIGRKSNGDDDTLYDDSGNARPNSELPQILEQWQRKLLGKNIQTTDNFFLANVVENLKNDGSLRFDFRYHHPSRNRSQELLQNAKHRLFSIADLCEERNESVIPSSDMADQVITYTGLANIESRNGVAHQVPTPAASLKSAVKRYEPADIVFARMRPNLRKVALMVFPEGGYVSPECAVLSVRKGKDDQPLVKPEVLAAILRSDLVFGQIMHLISGIGRPRLNSKDLRKVLIPVPPSAIQGEGKHEFEGRLSSARDLRARANALFEEAESLELSAVEELAKKMIEG; this is translated from the coding sequence ATGACACAACTCGTAACTCTTGCTGAAGCTGCGTCTTATTTGGGGGTTAGTAAAGCCACATTACGGAACTGGGACAAGGAGGGGAAACTCAAGGCACACCGACATCCATTGAATCGGTACCGGGCTTATGACTTAACTGAGCTTCGCGCATTGAAAGAACAGGCATCACTACTCCCGGAGTTGGAACCTACACCAGCGGTGGCTGATGGCACTCAAATTGTTGACCTACGCAGCGTCAAAAGGGTTGTAGCACGTCTTCATGCAATCCTTCGTAATACAGATGGTGATAGTAGCATTATCCAGAGATTTGATGAACTGACGAAACTACTGTTCCTGAAGCTAGTTGCTGAACGAGATGACGAACCGATCTTTGACATTAACTCGAACGAAGATACGGTCAGTTACGCTAGACGTATCAAAAAAATCTACCATGACCACTCCCTACAATACCCAGCTGTCGTTCCCCAACGTTTTTCAGAATTGACAAGTTCGGATTCGGCCATCAGGCAGTGTGGTGCTGTTCTAAGTGCAGTGTCCTTTGCAGGGGCCAATTTTGATGTAAAGGGGGTCGCCTATGAGGAGGTTATCAGAAACACCTTCGATAAGAGCGACCACCAACAGTTCTTCACTCCGCATCAAGTTGTCACCTTCATGGTGGAATTGCTCCGGCCGTTCCTGCACGGCGCCATCGGCGATCCAGCGTGCGGCACGGCTGGGTTTCTGGCTGAGGTAGTCAGGACAGGCGTTGAAGTCGGAAGCATCAGTGGTTTCGAAATCGACGAACGGTTATCCTGGGTCTCAGGTATAAACCTACTTCTTCACGGAGCCAACAAATTTGAAATAAAGTACTTCAACTGTGGCGGGACGCTGGGACCTCTAGCAAAGCCCTACTTCAATACGCTGGATGCAATCATTACGAACCCACCATTTGGCAGCGACTTCAATGATGAGGATGCATTAAGGGACTTCTCTCTTGGCCAAGGAAAGCTTTCGCGCCGTCGGGGAATTCTGTTTATCGAGCGGTGCTGGTCCCTCCTAAAAGATGGCGGCGTGGTCGGCATTGTTATCGATGAAGGCGTTCTGAACCTGCCAAGCGCGACGGATGTGCGCCAATTCATCCTCGACCACTTCGATATCATGGCGATTGTAAGCCTGCCGGAAACGGCCTTCATGCCCTACGCCAACGTCAATGCTTCTATCCTCTTTCTCAAGAAGACCACTGAGCAAAATCGTTCAACTGAGGTGTTCTTTGGCAAGGCCGACAACATTGGGCGCAAGTCCAATGGCGACGATGACACTCTTTACGATGATTCTGGTAATGCCCGTCCCAACAGCGAATTGCCCCAAATTCTGGAGCAGTGGCAGCGGAAGCTCTTGGGCAAGAACATCCAGACCACGGACAATTTCTTCTTGGCTAATGTGGTAGAGAACCTGAAAAACGATGGAAGCTTGCGCTTTGACTTCCGATATCATCACCCGTCTCGGAACCGGAGCCAGGAACTTCTACAAAACGCCAAGCACCGGCTGTTCTCTATAGCCGACCTCTGCGAAGAACGGAACGAGAGCGTGATTCCCTCTTCCGATATGGCAGACCAAGTCATTACTTATACGGGTCTTGCCAACATTGAATCAAGAAACGGCGTGGCCCATCAGGTGCCGACTCCTGCTGCATCACTCAAAAGCGCGGTGAAGCGTTACGAGCCAGCGGATATCGTCTTTGCTCGGATGCGTCCGAATCTTAGGAAGGTCGCTCTGATGGTGTTTCCGGAAGGGGGGTATGTCTCGCCAGAATGCGCCGTGCTGTCAGTACGAAAAGGGAAGGATGACCAACCGCTGGTAAAACCGGAAGTGCTAGCAGCAATACTTCGCTCGGACTTAGTGTTTGGACAAATCATGCACCTCATCTCGGGAATAGGACGTCCTCGATTAAATTCCAAAGACCTTCGCAAAGTCCTTATCCCTGTACCGCCAAGTGCCATACAAGGAGAAGGGAAACACGAATTCGAAGGGCGTCTATCGTCGGCCCGCGACCTGAGAGCTAGGGCAAATGCCCTGTTCGAGGAGGCCGAATCCCTTGAGTTATCTGCTGTCGAAGAACTCGCCAAAAAAATGATCGAGGGTTAA
- a CDS encoding GIY-YIG nuclease family protein, with product MKYVYLLQSIPHPDRHYVGLTSDVDKRLASHNAGQSPHTSKYRPWRIITYHAFADEAKASAFEKYLKTCSGLAFRKKHFM from the coding sequence ATGAAATACGTCTACCTCCTCCAAAGCATCCCCCATCCCGACCGGCACTACGTCGGCCTCACCTCCGACGTCGACAAGCGCCTTGCCTCCCACAACGCCGGTCAATCCCCCCACACCTCAAAATACCGCCCCTGGAGAATCATCACCTACCATGCCTTCGCCGACGAAGCCAAAGCCTCCGCATTCGAGAAATATCTCAAGACCTGCTCCGGCCTCGCCTTCAGGAAAAAGCACTTTATGTAA
- the panD gene encoding aspartate 1-decarboxylase: MDRKMLKSKIHRATVTGADLHYEGSITIDLDLMEAADIIPYEAVCIWDVTNGSRFETYAIEGERGSGVICINGAAARLVAPQDLVIIASFVNMENAEAIAHEPKLVFVDDKNRMLESRKEVAGQATLKSVHWKN, from the coding sequence ATGGACAGGAAGATGCTGAAGAGCAAGATCCACAGGGCAACCGTCACCGGGGCGGACCTTCATTACGAGGGGAGCATCACCATCGACCTCGACCTCATGGAAGCGGCCGACATCATCCCTTACGAGGCGGTCTGCATCTGGGACGTCACCAACGGGAGCCGTTTCGAGACCTACGCTATCGAGGGCGAGCGCGGTTCCGGCGTCATCTGCATCAACGGCGCCGCCGCAAGGCTCGTGGCCCCGCAGGACCTGGTGATCATCGCCAGCTTCGTCAACATGGAGAATGCCGAGGCCATAGCGCACGAGCCGAAGCTGGTCTTCGTGGACGACAAAAACCGCATGCTCGAAAGCCGCAAGGAAGTAGCCGGCCAGGCCACCCTGAAGAGCGTGCACTGGAAGAACTAG
- a CDS encoding recombinase family protein, whose amino-acid sequence MVTNKFVSYIRVSTAKQGTSGLGLEAQREAIGRFLYEGQCELLQEYREVESGKKADRPELAKALRHCQVTGATLVIAKLDRLSRDPDFLGVLMKAGTDFVACDMPDANKLTIRIMAAFAEHEREAISQRTKLALQAAKARGIVLGRPGNLSKQAADKGRKMGRAAKLAKSAEFVAHVRPLIEAMRPDTSLRQIAVRLNQDHVKTATGKGKWTATAVMKILK is encoded by the coding sequence ATGGTAACCAATAAATTCGTAAGCTACATCCGTGTTTCTACAGCTAAACAAGGGACCAGCGGCTTAGGTTTAGAAGCTCAGCGAGAAGCCATCGGTCGTTTCCTATATGAAGGCCAGTGCGAGCTGTTGCAAGAGTACCGCGAGGTCGAAAGCGGAAAGAAAGCAGATCGCCCCGAGCTTGCAAAGGCGTTGAGGCATTGTCAGGTGACTGGTGCAACGCTGGTGATCGCGAAACTAGATCGACTGAGCAGAGATCCGGACTTTCTCGGTGTATTGATGAAAGCAGGGACTGATTTTGTGGCATGTGACATGCCCGACGCTAATAAGCTGACAATCCGTATCATGGCCGCCTTTGCCGAGCACGAGAGGGAAGCGATAAGCCAGCGAACAAAACTTGCCCTACAGGCTGCAAAGGCACGCGGCATAGTGCTTGGACGGCCAGGAAACCTCAGCAAGCAAGCAGCCGACAAAGGGCGGAAAATGGGGCGTGCGGCAAAGCTCGCAAAGTCTGCAGAATTTGTCGCACACGTTCGCCCGTTGATAGAGGCGATGCGTCCTGATACGAGCCTTAGGCAGATCGCTGTACGTCTAAATCAGGATCATGTGAAGACAGCAACTGGCAAAGGAAAATGGACAGCAACCGCAGTCATGAAAATACTCAAATAG
- a CDS encoding recombinase family protein has product MTPKLYIAYYRVSTDKQGERGLGIQAQRDAVTRFIERQEGAVLYACFTEVESGTKKGNRPGLADALALVRKVKGTLLIAKLDRLARNVRFIATLMEENPDFIALDFPESQPVILHVMASFAEHEARVIAARTSAAIQARLKDPDYRNSKGARWGNPQCLNPKYKSLSKSEAAAARRKDAVDFAKKLEPIIKFYLQDR; this is encoded by the coding sequence ATGACCCCTAAACTATATATAGCCTACTACCGCGTATCCACCGACAAGCAGGGCGAACGCGGCCTCGGCATCCAGGCGCAGAGGGATGCTGTCACGAGGTTCATCGAGCGCCAGGAAGGGGCTGTGCTTTACGCCTGTTTCACCGAGGTCGAATCAGGCACCAAGAAAGGCAACCGCCCAGGTCTTGCCGACGCTCTAGCTTTGGTCAGGAAGGTCAAAGGCACGCTCCTCATAGCCAAGCTCGACCGTCTGGCCAGGAACGTCCGGTTCATCGCAACGCTGATGGAGGAGAACCCCGACTTCATCGCCCTGGACTTTCCCGAGTCACAGCCGGTCATCCTCCACGTCATGGCCAGCTTCGCCGAGCACGAGGCGCGGGTGATCGCCGCCCGGACCTCAGCCGCGATCCAGGCCCGACTCAAAGACCCCGACTACCGCAACTCCAAAGGTGCAAGATGGGGCAATCCCCAGTGCCTGAACCCCAAGTACAAGTCGCTGTCGAAGAGTGAAGCAGCAGCCGCACGTAGAAAAGACGCAGTGGACTTTGCGAAAAAACTGGAGCCAATTATTAAATTTTACTTGCAGGACCGTTAA
- a CDS encoding PEP-CTERM sorting domain-containing protein: MVGQVASVRVGHPGGRQVGHFSDLDYNPYDGIEPQPPEPEVPPESAPVPEPSTWALMTVGLLFSFTWAHSRRSQR; the protein is encoded by the coding sequence GTGGTCGGGCAGGTCGCTTCTGTCCGAGTTGGACATCCTGGCGGTAGGCAGGTGGGTCACTTCAGCGATCTTGACTACAACCCTTATGACGGCATCGAGCCGCAACCGCCTGAGCCTGAGGTACCACCTGAGTCAGCACCGGTACCTGAGCCTAGCACTTGGGCGCTAATGACAGTCGGGCTGCTCTTCAGTTTTACCTGGGCGCACAGCAGGAGATCGCAGCGGTAA
- the smpB gene encoding SsrA-binding protein SmpB, whose product MGEHEKLICNNKKAFHDYFIEERYEAGMVLQGTEVKSLRNGKANLNDSFAMVKNGEAFLHNFHINPYDFGNRENHDPDRMRKLLLHKKEIVKLFAKIREQGYTLIPLRVYFKEGKVKAELGLAKGKKNYDKREVMKEKDMQRDIAQGLKDRNRGARDRD is encoded by the coding sequence ATGGGCGAACACGAGAAGTTGATCTGCAACAACAAGAAGGCCTTCCACGATTACTTCATCGAGGAGCGTTACGAGGCCGGGATGGTGCTGCAGGGGACCGAGGTGAAGTCCCTGCGTAACGGCAAGGCCAACCTGAACGACTCCTTTGCTATGGTGAAAAACGGCGAAGCCTTCCTGCACAACTTTCACATCAACCCATACGACTTTGGGAACCGGGAGAACCACGATCCGGACCGGATGAGGAAGCTTTTGTTGCACAAGAAAGAGATCGTGAAGCTTTTTGCCAAGATACGCGAGCAGGGGTACACGCTGATACCCTTGAGGGTTTACTTCAAAGAAGGCAAAGTCAAAGCCGAATTGGGGTTAGCCAAAGGCAAGAAGAACTACGACAAGCGTGAAGTCATGAAAGAAAAAGACATGCAGCGCGACATAGCCCAGGGGCTGAAAGACAGAAACAGAGGTGCTAGAGACAGGGATTAA
- the panC gene encoding pantoate--beta-alanine ligase — translation MIVIHSVAQMQQYARDKRGEIALVPTMGYLHEGHASLMVEARKRAKYVVASIFVNPTQFGVNEDLDSYPRDLEHDKEIAAKAGVDVIFAPIAAEMYPEGYQSYLNVEEISAHLCGASRPGHFRGVTTVVAKLFNIVAPKVALFGKKDFQQLAVLRRMVQDFNFDLEIVGMPIVREADGLAMSSRNTKLSPVEREKALCLSRSIAAAKAAFRGGERSVAALQKVAAAVIEGEKSPQIDYLEFRDQDSLLPLDKADERTLLALAVRVGSVRLIDNSILGED, via the coding sequence ATGATAGTCATCCATTCGGTCGCGCAGATGCAGCAGTACGCACGGGATAAGCGGGGTGAGATCGCCCTGGTTCCCACCATGGGTTACCTGCACGAGGGGCATGCCTCCCTCATGGTGGAAGCGCGCAAGCGCGCGAAGTACGTGGTGGCGAGCATCTTCGTCAACCCCACCCAGTTCGGCGTCAACGAGGACCTGGACAGCTACCCGCGCGATCTCGAACACGACAAGGAAATAGCAGCCAAGGCCGGCGTCGACGTCATCTTCGCCCCGATCGCCGCCGAGATGTACCCCGAGGGGTACCAGAGCTACCTGAACGTCGAGGAGATCAGCGCGCACCTTTGCGGTGCCAGCAGGCCGGGCCATTTCCGCGGCGTCACCACCGTGGTCGCCAAGCTCTTTAACATCGTCGCCCCCAAGGTGGCCCTTTTCGGCAAGAAGGACTTTCAGCAGCTCGCCGTCCTCCGGCGCATGGTGCAAGACTTCAACTTCGACCTCGAAATCGTGGGGATGCCGATCGTGCGGGAGGCCGACGGGCTCGCCATGAGCTCCAGGAACACCAAGCTCTCCCCCGTGGAAAGGGAAAAGGCCCTCTGCCTCTCCCGTTCCATAGCCGCAGCCAAGGCGGCTTTCAGAGGAGGGGAGCGGAGCGTGGCGGCGCTGCAAAAGGTTGCCGCAGCCGTGATAGAGGGTGAGAAGTCGCCGCAGATCGATTACCTGGAGTTCAGGGATCAGGACAGCCTGCTCCCGTTGGATAAAGCGGATGAGAGGACGCTCCTCGCACTTGCCGTGCGGGTGGGCTCGGTTCGATTGATTGATAACAGCATACTAGGGGAGGATTAG
- a CDS encoding site-specific integrase: MENEASLRLLLDVIGDGAIENIDRKTASLLRDALCILPANVYKVLPGIPVSRVLEELKTGCSSHPPMSTTTVNKHLSRFSTLLAYCVREGILRSNPAEGMTLKRKRKADEERKAYSPQDLKMIFENLRYHDSEPERYWIPILSMYTGLRLDELCQLYTEDVTEYDGVHCISVADTQDKKVKTLSSRRIVPVHPRLVKLGFLAYVRKAKANGQLRLWMNLKRRDADGYGSAYGKVFQRFNRKYITNDPLKTFHSFRHTFANSLKQQGVQESLIAEILGHTNPSITTGRYGKRFQPRVLLEAIKKLEFELD, encoded by the coding sequence ATGGAAAATGAGGCATCTCTTCGGCTTCTGCTGGACGTCATTGGCGATGGTGCCATAGAGAATATTGACCGGAAGACGGCGAGTCTACTCCGCGATGCGCTATGCATCCTTCCAGCGAACGTGTACAAGGTTCTCCCTGGGATTCCGGTTAGTCGGGTTCTGGAGGAGCTGAAAACCGGATGTTCTAGCCATCCTCCCATGAGCACCACCACGGTCAATAAACACCTATCTCGTTTTTCAACGCTTTTGGCGTACTGTGTGAGAGAAGGAATCCTGCGCTCAAACCCGGCAGAGGGGATGACCCTGAAGCGAAAGCGGAAGGCAGATGAAGAGCGCAAAGCTTATTCACCTCAAGATCTTAAGATGATTTTTGAAAATCTGCGATACCACGATAGTGAGCCTGAGAGGTACTGGATACCTATCCTTTCGATGTACACAGGCTTGCGCTTAGACGAGCTATGCCAGCTATACACCGAGGATGTGACGGAGTATGACGGGGTACACTGTATTAGCGTTGCAGACACGCAGGATAAAAAAGTTAAGACACTGTCGAGCCGACGGATAGTTCCGGTTCATCCGAGGTTGGTGAAGCTCGGGTTTCTTGCATATGTCCGAAAGGCAAAAGCAAATGGCCAGCTCAGGTTGTGGATGAATCTGAAACGTAGAGACGCTGATGGTTACGGGAGCGCATATGGTAAAGTCTTCCAGAGATTCAACAGAAAGTACATCACGAATGATCCTCTCAAAACCTTTCACTCCTTCCGTCACACCTTCGCTAACTCCCTAAAACAGCAAGGTGTTCAAGAGTCGCTGATAGCAGAAATCCTGGGGCATACTAATCCCTCCATCACTACTGGCAGATACGGAAAAAGGTTTCAGCCTAGGGTTTTGCTGGAAGCCATCAAAAAATTAGAATTTGAGCTGGATTGA
- a CDS encoding tyrosine-type recombinase/integrase produces the protein MPLTDIAVKSAKPKEKDYKLSDGDGMYLLVTAGGGKRWRLKYRFLGKEKLLALGTYPDISLSEARNKRHEARKQLGHGIDPGAERKALKEVQAQEAAEIKNSFKLVACEWHSKFSGTWSNGHAGTIMDRLTRDVFPWLGDKPICEVEPVDILGVLRRVESRGALETAHRIRTICGQVMRYAVATGRAKRDSAADLRGALPPANAKHHASMTDPKEVAELLRAIDGFKGTFHVKCALQLAPLLFVRPGELRQMEWAELDLDGRMWNIPGVKMKMGQPHIVPLAHQAAEILGQLKPLTGAGRYVFPCHRSPLRPMTNNAVNAALRRMGYTSDEMTGHGFRAMARTILDEVLQVRPDFIEHQLAHAVKDPNGRAYNRTAHLAERRKMMQTWADYLDGLKKGAKVIPMTRATAAE, from the coding sequence ATGCCACTAACTGATATTGCTGTGAAATCTGCAAAGCCAAAGGAGAAGGACTACAAGCTATCAGACGGTGACGGCATGTACCTTTTAGTAACTGCGGGGGGCGGTAAGAGATGGCGGCTTAAGTACCGCTTCTTAGGCAAAGAAAAATTACTGGCTCTTGGCACCTACCCCGACATATCACTTTCTGAAGCTCGAAACAAAAGGCATGAGGCGCGAAAACAGCTAGGGCATGGAATCGACCCCGGCGCAGAGCGCAAGGCGCTGAAAGAGGTACAGGCACAAGAAGCCGCAGAAATCAAAAACAGCTTCAAGCTGGTTGCTTGCGAATGGCACAGCAAGTTTTCTGGAACATGGTCAAATGGGCATGCAGGAACGATCATGGATAGGCTGACACGTGATGTTTTCCCTTGGCTCGGTGATAAGCCGATATGTGAGGTAGAGCCGGTTGATATTTTGGGTGTGCTACGGCGTGTCGAAAGCAGGGGAGCGCTTGAAACGGCGCATAGAATCAGAACCATATGCGGCCAGGTTATGCGCTATGCCGTTGCAACCGGAAGGGCTAAACGAGATTCTGCGGCTGATTTGCGTGGAGCATTGCCACCAGCTAACGCGAAGCATCATGCTTCTATGACAGATCCTAAGGAAGTAGCCGAACTCCTAAGAGCGATTGACGGTTTTAAGGGTACATTTCACGTCAAATGTGCCTTGCAGCTTGCGCCGTTGTTGTTTGTTAGACCGGGAGAGCTACGGCAGATGGAATGGGCCGAGCTTGATCTTGATGGGCGAATGTGGAATATCCCCGGCGTAAAAATGAAAATGGGGCAGCCACACATTGTGCCACTGGCACATCAAGCGGCTGAAATTCTCGGTCAATTAAAACCGTTAACGGGTGCTGGCAGGTACGTGTTCCCTTGCCATCGCTCACCGCTTCGGCCTATGACAAACAATGCCGTTAATGCAGCGCTTCGCCGCATGGGGTACACCTCGGATGAAATGACCGGCCACGGATTCAGAGCAATGGCGCGAACTATTCTTGACGAGGTTTTACAGGTACGGCCTGATTTCATCGAGCACCAGCTTGCACATGCCGTTAAAGATCCTAACGGGCGTGCTTACAATCGGACGGCTCACCTAGCCGAGCGGCGGAAGATGATGCAGACGTGGGCGGATTATCTCGATGGTTTGAAGAAGGGGGCAAAGGTCATACCGATGACGAGAGCAACCGCAGCCGAATAA
- a CDS encoding amidohydrolase family protein has protein sequence MKIYAASYLLPISSPPIAGGAVAVENGVIAAVGTLPEVSAACAAPVTDLPGCVIMPGLVNAHTHLELTHFPAWKLRKDLDYLPKRYVEWIQQVVKIKRALLPGETEHSVREGMRLCLESGTTSVGDILSDFSLAPLYRDAQLAGRVFLEAIGHDPVLCENLLRRIETTLDTFAGSLLPAISPHTPHTVSPQLLQALHALAVNRAVPKAIHLSETADEASFMHDTTGEIAELIYPMAHWEQYLPHPMYTTSTRFLCDLGVLDRSTIAVHAVHVTVDDVRLLKENGCSVVLCPRSNDRLFVGTAPHKLLKSAGVPLGLGTDSLASNDSLSLWDEVRYLQQQAQGVFRAEELIAMATIGGARALQIEASAGSLEPGKRADFQVLSCGSVSETSVHAALLAKGRLEQVYVAGERYPKQ, from the coding sequence ATGAAAATATACGCCGCGTCATATCTGCTCCCCATTTCCTCTCCCCCCATCGCCGGCGGTGCCGTCGCCGTGGAGAACGGGGTGATAGCCGCCGTCGGAACCCTCCCCGAGGTCTCCGCCGCCTGCGCCGCACCGGTTACCGATCTGCCCGGGTGCGTCATCATGCCCGGGCTCGTCAACGCCCACACGCACCTGGAACTGACCCATTTCCCCGCCTGGAAGCTGCGCAAGGACCTCGACTATCTCCCCAAGCGTTACGTGGAATGGATCCAGCAGGTGGTGAAGATCAAGCGCGCCCTTTTGCCCGGCGAGACGGAGCACTCGGTGCGGGAGGGAATGCGCCTTTGCCTCGAATCCGGCACCACCTCCGTCGGCGACATCCTCTCCGACTTTTCCTTGGCCCCTCTCTACCGCGACGCGCAGCTTGCCGGAAGGGTGTTCCTGGAGGCGATAGGGCACGACCCCGTACTGTGCGAAAACCTGTTGCGGCGGATCGAGACCACGCTCGACACCTTCGCGGGGAGCCTTCTGCCTGCCATTTCTCCGCACACTCCCCACACCGTGTCGCCGCAGCTTTTGCAGGCCTTGCACGCTCTGGCCGTGAACCGTGCCGTACCGAAGGCAATCCACCTCTCGGAAACCGCGGACGAAGCCTCCTTCATGCATGACACCACCGGGGAAATCGCCGAACTCATCTATCCCATGGCACACTGGGAACAGTATCTGCCGCACCCGATGTACACCACTTCCACCCGTTTCCTTTGCGATCTTGGCGTCCTCGACCGCTCCACGATTGCCGTCCATGCCGTGCACGTCACCGTGGACGACGTGAGACTGTTGAAGGAAAACGGTTGCAGCGTGGTCCTTTGCCCTCGCAGCAACGACCGGCTATTCGTCGGCACCGCACCGCACAAGCTCTTGAAGAGCGCCGGAGTTCCGCTCGGCCTTGGAACCGACTCCCTGGCGAGCAACGACTCCCTTTCGCTTTGGGACGAGGTGCGCTACCTGCAGCAGCAGGCACAAGGCGTCTTCCGCGCCGAAGAGCTCATAGCCATGGCGACCATCGGGGGAGCCCGGGCCTTGCAGATAGAGGCGAGCGCCGGATCCTTGGAGCCAGGCAAGCGTGCCGACTTCCAGGTCCTTTCCTGCGGCAGCGTCAGCGAGACCTCCGTCCACGCCGCCCTTCTTGCCAAGGGGCGCCTGGAGCAGGTCTACGTCGCAGGGGAGCGGTACCCGAAACAGTAG
- a CDS encoding Rha family transcriptional regulator, whose translation MTDALVSCQHRQAVTTSVVVAQVFGKRHKDVLRAITNLLADLEGEGVSRRSFAPRDYTDERGKTYQMYEMDRDGYSLLAMGFNGRKALRFKAQYIDAFNKMERALLHRENLSWQDQRTGNKIGRRAETDSLARFVDYATAQGSQSARLYFMNVTKMTHQALNLVRQAAPQSLRDTIDSMELSFLTTAEYLVQQTIEEGMAAGLPYKEIYRLAKDRVTTYAETLPTQRRISA comes from the coding sequence ATGACAGACGCTCTTGTTTCATGCCAGCACCGGCAAGCGGTAACAACAAGCGTTGTTGTGGCTCAGGTTTTCGGGAAAAGACATAAGGATGTTCTTAGAGCGATCACCAACCTGCTTGCAGACCTTGAAGGGGAAGGAGTTTCGCGGCGCAGTTTTGCGCCACGAGATTATACCGATGAAAGGGGCAAGACTTACCAAATGTACGAAATGGACCGTGACGGCTACAGCTTGTTGGCAATGGGATTTAATGGACGAAAGGCTCTTAGATTCAAAGCCCAGTACATCGACGCGTTCAACAAAATGGAACGGGCGCTACTCCATCGGGAAAATCTTTCTTGGCAAGATCAACGTACCGGAAACAAGATAGGGCGCAGGGCCGAAACAGATTCGTTAGCGCGTTTTGTTGACTACGCTACGGCGCAGGGTAGCCAATCCGCAAGGCTCTACTTCATGAACGTAACGAAAATGACGCACCAGGCGCTTAACCTTGTGAGGCAGGCAGCGCCGCAATCCCTACGGGATACCATCGACTCTATGGAGCTTTCCTTCCTGACTACGGCTGAATATCTGGTTCAGCAGACCATCGAAGAGGGCATGGCGGCGGGGCTTCCCTATAAGGAAATTTACCGACTGGCGAAAGACAGAGTGACGACCTATGCCGAGACATTGCCAACACAGCGCCGCATTTCGGCATAG